TGCGCAGCTACCTCTGCACGTACCTTTGCAGATAATTTTGCCAATAACTGTGCACAATAAGTTCccttgctttttttgcatgtgcGCGCATCCTTGCACGTGTAGTCACTTTCCCCCGCCGCAgtgtagaaataaaaaaaaaaacgcgacATGGCACAGCATGAAGGAGCACCtgtttaaagtaaaaaaatggaccaaACGAAACGCTGCGTTGCAATGAAGTTGTGTTTTCCCATCGACTGTGCAACGtgccccccttcccccctcctACTTACAAGCTTTACTCTATGTAcacataattttcatttggtgattttcttccattttgctttccaCACAGCGTAAGTTTTTAACGAAGCATTTATTTACTCCATCACTGCCGCATTTCCCATTTATGTGGCGAGCATATCACGTTGCACAGACGGTTTGATTGCTTTCGTGGAGTGTGTACATGTATTTATGCGCCGTTTGCGCGTACGTTTGTGTgtctgtttatttttaagtgtCTATTTTTGCTTACGTGTATGATTACGTTCACTTTCACGTTCATGTTCACGTTCACGTTCATGTTTACGTTcattttcatgtttttttggttttcccctttttcatgtCGCTATAAATGCCCAGGCGAAAgttcacaattttgcaaaggtTCATTTTACGCATTTTGCCCAGgtgagcgaaaaaaatgaaggcgtaaaaaatatgcaggaaaaaaaacgatggTGAAAAGTCCACATGTTAAACATTTGCATGAAGACAAACAACCTCATGTGCTTTTGCAACGTGCATATGTTTTGTAaagtgcatatattttgtaaagtgcatatattttttaacgtgtgtacatttttttaaggtgtatatgttttttccagggggatatatttttcccaggggtatatgtttttttccaggggtatatgttttttgtttctttttttgttaacgcATAGCTGTTTTTTCACGACATAGCTGTTTCACGCCAGCTTCACTCGCACAGTTGTCCGTTTCGCGGACAGGATGAATACTAATGTGCGCACGGGAGTGAGTGCACGTGCTGCCCCCCGCGAGGACGTTCGCTTATGTACTCGCGCAGATACGCATATAGCCCCCCGCGCGCGCTTTCACGTGCACTTTCATACACAAGTACGTCCCCCCATGCGCGTACCCACTGCAGCTACATGGAAGTTTCCCTTTGCGATCATTTATAGATTTattaaaagcaaaatgtGTTCACCCCCCCCTCGTTATATTTCCCGCCttgaccatttttttttcttttcttttctgttcttttctttccttttttttctttcctttccttNNNNNNNNNNTTNTTNTTCtgttctttctttccttttccttcctttttttttttttttgcattccagATTTTATAAATCAAGTATACGGTGACATTTCACCAAATGTTGcgaattcatttttcacatCATTTTTAAACCAATCATTTTAAAGAATGCAGTTGTTACATATAATGCTTAATGCACGTGTGAAAGTAAATTAGACAGAGGTTACATTTCGCCTTTCCCTGCTCCAGCTTCATGTTTATAGCTTTTCCGAAttcatgtttttatttatccaaGCGAGTAACCTCTCCCCCGttgcttttaatttattctaCAACATTGAAAACATTACCTTTCAGCGGGGTTACTCTTACGGTTActgcttattttattattattattattatttttttgttgttgttgttgttccaCCTCCtctgcagttttttttttccccaccccccACGTAAGTTCCACGTACATGACCACCTCTCATGTGCAatgtgcatacatgcatgcatGGGGATGTGTACACGCGGATGTATGTTCACCAAAGTATGCCCGCCAATGTATGCCAACCGAAGTATGCCAACCAATATATGCCAACCAATATATGCGCACCAATGTATGCGCTCTTTTGGTGCACTTAGAAGGTTCGGGCAGCTCCGCATCAAGAGTATGAGCTAAATACCCACGCAGTTAAACGCAAACGTGTCCCATTGGACATAAGCGAATGTACCTTCCGTCACTAATTCATCCTCCCCCACTCaattgtgcaaaattttgtttatctAATTATTTCTCCCTACCCACGATTTCCCCCTGGAGATGGTTCAATTTAGCCTTCAATTTTTACAGCGCTTAAGGGCAAAAATGCATACTTACCGTTTTATAAGTACCCATTTGCTTGCgtctttttatatacattttggtTTTCCCTTAACTGTaaacccccccccttttttttttttttttacaccagCTCATCATGGTCTGGTAAAATAACCCCCCAGTGCTTCTTTTTACCACTTCCGATGTGTGCAAAATTGAACTCTTGTGTTCGTTGCTCCTTTTGTTACTTTATGTAGCACATTTTGTGTTCCCCGAACACTTCTTactatgtacacattttatgctcattttttttgtgattgaAGACTCTACTTTTCCGCAGTGGTATGCAAACGCATGTCGGTGCTTGCACTTGTAGATATACCCACTTATAGCCCCTTCCTAATGTGACTGCAGGGGTACCTGTCCAGTCCCGCCTAGCCGAAATCATGCTCACGTGTCGATCTGCCCAGGCCCGCTTAGTCCAAACCATCCTCACGTGTGCATCTGAGCATGTCCTACCAGTCTTAACTGCCTCTACACATGCATCTCTCTACACCCACTCCACACGCCAACCATGGGGAACTGCATATCGTTCATTAGTTACtccaaatttaaattaagaaaaaaaaagtacgatCAGTCGGATGTGGATTCCAACCCCGAGTTCCAGCGAGCAGCTGATAGTAATGCGTACGGTACAAGTGAAAAAAGCCGAAGAGGGAAGGACTCAGGGGGACACGCGAATGTGTACAACTCCAGCCGGGGTAGCGGTAACCTTAATGGGGATCATAAGAATGGTCCAAAGCATGTGCACTGTAGCGACCCCAATGATAGTGACCAAAGTGAGAAAGAAATCGACAAGCAACGTGGAGCTAATGAACATATTAGCGATTCCGCCAGTGACCAATCCAACGTGCTTATGATAAacgagaaaaacaaaaagaaagggaaaaaaaaagccaaacaTAAGAGTAAAAAGAGTAACGAAGTTGACCCAAAGGAGCTACACAGAAATGAAGCAGATAAGGGTGAACCCAAATCGAATATAAATGGCAAAGTACAACTTGGCACATCCAAAGGGAAGAATAAGAAAGAGGCTCCCCAAAATGGCTCCCAAAATGGTCCCCCAAATGAAGACAATgcaaaagcaaaaggaacgTATAATCACCATGTAGACGGACcttcgaaaaaaaactcgTCATATTATAGCAACTCAATTAACACCAACGAtctgtacaaaaaaaacaaaaaagaaaatttactcAACATAAAATACAGCAATATGATTCTAAATGACATAAGAGATGTAGACATCattgtcgtttttttgtttagccTCTTCCTCTATTTCAATGCTAATAATATAGTAGACATGCTGGACccaaataaaaaggatagGTACTTCCTGAGAAAttctttaaatataaatCATGACATTATAAAATTCCCTACCTTCCCCAAAGAAATTATAGAtagctttttaaaaaatgattttacCTTATTAAagaagtatataaaaaataaatgcaacaagttgaaaaaaaaatataagagtACCTATTTGAAGAAAGTCATGGGGAGTgacgaagaaggggaaggtgAACAGAATGGAGGAGAAATAGATCAGAAGGATGGAAAatatgggaagaaaaaaaactttaaatacgaattgaagaagaaaaaggaaaaatgttcCTTTTCGAAAATAGTCGAATCGCTTGATAGAAACGAATGCATTCAAAGAGACATCACAGAAATACCATGTGATCAGAATTTACCTCATCTCAATATAACCTTCATCGTTAGGGGAGCTTACTGTTTGTaccaaaaaaacaccaaGCCATTTCAAGATAAaaatacctttttttataaatcccCTTCTTACACATGTGATGCTGAAATATCTGTTGCATgtaagaaaggaagaaaattagATTTCCCAAACCAAGATGATTTTACTATTATTCAAACAAATGAATGGATATTAATTATGGTGTTCGATGGACATGGTCCATCAGGACATGATATCAGTAATTTTGCTCATGTCATCCTTCCCCTTCTATTCTCATATAACATTGAAAGAATATTTGAAAATCCCGTGCGTACTATGAAAACGCTATTTTATATGATTAACTGCTATTTGGTAAATTATTCCTACTGTATTAACAATAACATAAATCcgattaatataaattttattgattATAATTTAAGTGGAACTACTTGTACcatcattttgtacaattttgaaaCTAAAAAGATTTACTCTGCTCACACAGGGGACAGCAGAGCTGTTATGGGGAAGCAGAATCAACAGACGAATACCTTTAGTGCGTATAATATTACTGAGGATCATAAGCCATCCTTAAAATTAGAGAAAGATCGAATTGTAGCTTTTGgcggggaagtaaaaaaattgcagggAGATGTCTCCTACCGGGTTTTCGTCAAGAATGAAATGTATCCAGGCTTGGCCATGAGCAGAGCCATCGGTGACATCACGTCCTCCTTCATCGGGGTTACTTGTGAACCCACCATCAACATTTTCGACAAATCGGAGGAAGATAAATTCATTATCGTCGCCACGGACGGCATCTGGGAATTTATCAGCAGCGAGGAGTGCGTCCAAATGGTTTCTCGCAAGCGCAAGAAGAAGGTGCACGTTGCCATGGGTGAGTCCAGCGAGCGACAGAGAGCCCTCAACGGGACGCGTCGACAATCGAGAGGGGTGTGCGTGCCAGCGGGCCATTTTACCTTCCTCGTGACCCCTTTGCCCGCCCCACTGCGCCGCTAACCCATTCCACCGCTAACCCATCCCACCGCTAACCCATTCCACCGCTAACCCATCCCACCGCTAACCCATTCCACCGCTAACCCATTTGCGCCTCTTTTTCCCTGCAGAGGAAATCATCAAGGAGTCCTGGAGAAGGTGGGAGAGGATCGACACCGTCGACGATGTAAGCGAGAAGTGCCcctaattgttttttttttatccatattaatattatagaCTTTCTTTTCCGTGGCTGCGTTTCACCCTACGCGTTCTTGCGAATCGTCATTCTTTTAAACAAACCTTGAAGCCTCTCGCACCCAGTTTATTCACCTTCACActgttcctatttttttttctctcctcctcCCATCCTCATTTTGCAGATGACGTTGGTAATTTTATACTTCTGATTTGCCACCCCCCGTGAAAGCTCATTCGAGGAAATCCTTTAACTCCCTTAATGCGTGATCCCCTACtggggcaattttttttttaatgcatattttgaagtttcttttgtttccacCACTTTGTGTTAACTCATTTGCTGTTTTACAAACTGAGATAACTGCGCGTGGTTATAAATTATGAAGTCACTAATTCGAAATGCTAAAGGGTGAAGGTGGGTTGGGGGTCCACAGGGATGAAAAGAGTGCGTCGGTGTGAACAACCAAATGGGTGAAAGCAGCCAAATGGGTGAACACAACCAAATGGGTGAACACAACCAAATGGGTGAACACAACCAAATGGGTGAAAACAACCAAATGGGTGAACACAACCAACTGGGTGAACACTCCCCAATCGCGTAACGCGGAGAAGGGGACCAAAATCGCCAAAGGGGCCAAACGAACGCACAATAAACAATGCGCCgtgtacaataaaaaattagaagcCGGAAAAAGGCACATGTGCGAGAAGCGCAAATCAAAGGAAGGAGTCTCGCTGTCCACCCTCTCCCAAGTGACCACTTCAAaagtaccaaaaaaaaggtacacccTATTTAATTAGcttaaaaggaagaaacacaGAAAGGTGCGAAATTGTGCCTCTGTGAAGgaacttttcctttttttttttttcactgttATGCACTACCCCCACCTCACACATCATTCGACACGTTCCTGTGTTTCTTGACTATGTGGAAGTAGTGCAACGCGTCATGCTTCTGCAGATAATCCGTTACTTCCACCTCCGTCTTGGCAATTATCATTTTCCAGTTGAggaaattctttttcttcacagtGCCACTCCAAATGAGGCTACAAGTACAGCCCTGGTTTAGATGAATATTTGCATCATCATTAGGATAATCATCCTGTGTATCAAAATttgatttcattttaatttgatctgctttttctttaagGTTGCTACTATTATGATCGTGATCTATGCCTCCTGCTGTACcttcatcatcatcttcttcttcctcctcatcatcctcatcgtcCCCTTCTTCATCCTCGTTGTATTCGTCTTCATTCCATTTGATTCGCCTAAAAATTAATCTCTTGTACCTCTCAATGGCAATATGCTTCCCCTCgacaataataaaattgtaaagaaCAGTCATAACACATACACCTGTCAAATGTAGCTGCTGTGCATTTATGTCAATTTTAAATACGTGTTTTTTATTGGATAAGtttgaaatataaataacaaGGACTTCATTTTCTTGATTTGGATcacatttccattttttcattttctttttgcttttttcttctggatttaattttctctcttgattttgtttaaaatgtCGTAGTTCTCTTTCTTTCATTTGTTGCCTTACTTCTAATTCTATTCTTGAGGGTTGTGAAACTGCACTGTCTCCAAGGACCCTCATCAGATTtgataatttcattttagGTGGGGGTGGGGGCATTAGTCCTATTCGAATTTTATCTTGTTtctctctttccttttcttgtctttttctcttccttagtttttttctttctaacGGGGTTAAAAACATATGTGGGGTGGTGTTCTT
This genomic stretch from Plasmodium cynomolgi strain B DNA, chromosome 14, whole genome shotgun sequence harbors:
- a CDS encoding protein phosphatase 2C domain containing protein (putative) — encoded protein: MGNCISFISYSKFKLRKKKYDQSDVDSNPEFQRAADSNAYGTSEKSRRGKDSGGHANVYNSSRGSGNLNGDHKNGPKHVHCSDPNDSDQSEKEIDKQRGANEHISDSASDQSNVLMINEKNKKKGKKKAKHKSKKSNEVDPKELHRNEADKGEPKSNINGKVQLGTSKGKNKKEAPQNGSQNGPPNEDNAKAKGTYNHHVDGPSKKNSSYYSNSINTNDLYKKNKKENLLNIKYSNMILNDIRDVDIIVVFLFSLFLYFNANNIVDMLDPNKKDRYFLRNSLNINHDIIKFPTFPKEIIDSFLKNDFTLLKKYIKNKCNKLKKKYKSTYLKKVMGSDEEGEGEQNGGEIDQKDGKYGKKKNFKYELKKKKEKCSFSKIVESLDRNECIQRDITEIPCDQNLPHLNITFIVRGAYCLYQKNTKPFQDKNTFFYKSPSYTCDAEISVACKKGRKLDFPNQDDFTIIQTNEWILIMVFDGHGPSGHDISNFAHVILPLLFSYNIERIFENPVRTMKTLFYMINCYLVNYSYCINNNINPININFIDYNLSGTTCTIILYNFETKKIYSAHTGDSRAVMGKQNQQTNTFSAYNITEDHKPSLKLEKDRIVAFGGEVKKLQGDVSYRVFVKNEMYPGLAMSRAIGDITSSFIGVTCEPTINIFDKSEEDKFIIVATDGIWEFISSEECVQMVSRKRKKKVHVAMEEIIKESWRRWERIDTVDDMTLVILYF